A part of Haloarchaeobius sp. HME9146 genomic DNA contains:
- a CDS encoding molybdenum cofactor guanylyltransferase yields MTGVSDSARGAIVLAGGHSTRFGGPDKALAELDGVPLVRHVVDRLEEVVDEVVVPCREPQVAGIRRALAGTAVETRVVADDVQERGPVGGLLTGLRASDAPVVAVTGCDMPRLDPDFVGSLFAEMAGETGVVPEFDGRRQPLCAVYRTTVASAVCLRALGAGVQCLRDVVARLDPTVVDEETVRARTDAATFENVNSQADLTLVEGRVVAD; encoded by the coding sequence GTGACTGGCGTTTCCGATTCGGCTCGCGGTGCCATCGTCCTCGCGGGCGGCCACTCGACGCGCTTCGGCGGGCCCGACAAGGCGCTGGCCGAGCTCGATGGCGTCCCGCTGGTTCGCCACGTCGTGGACCGCCTCGAGGAAGTCGTCGACGAGGTCGTGGTTCCCTGCCGCGAGCCACAGGTCGCCGGGATTCGGCGGGCGCTCGCGGGCACTGCCGTCGAGACGCGCGTCGTGGCCGACGATGTTCAAGAGCGGGGGCCCGTGGGGGGCCTCCTGACCGGTCTCCGGGCGAGCGACGCCCCGGTCGTCGCCGTCACCGGCTGCGACATGCCGCGGCTGGACCCCGACTTCGTGGGGTCGCTGTTCGCCGAGATGGCGGGTGAGACGGGCGTGGTGCCGGAGTTCGACGGGCGTCGCCAGCCCCTGTGTGCCGTGTATCGAACCACGGTCGCCAGCGCGGTGTGCCTGCGGGCGCTCGGGGCGGGAGTGCAGTGTCTCCGCGATGTCGTGGCGCGACTGGACCCGACGGTCGTCGACGAGGAGACCGTTCGTGCACGGACGGACGCAGCGACCTTCGAGAACGTGAACTCGCAGGCGGACCTCACGCTCGTCGAGGGACGCGTCGTCGCGGACTGA
- a CDS encoding DEAD/DEAH box helicase family protein encodes MTADESESPPDEPTDESDEVPVNRFYDALEAHGQPVITATQLARKLDTTQERALRALEQLERRGDVQHQTVETDPTVWYATDWAEMVDRERVVFFPNRRRLVVDQPTQFTRAQCSQFAHLVDTTRSGGYLYEIRQEDIWQAPYDDFEKLMRTIRQVIPERSPHFEEWVEDQWKRANQFVLSTHEEGYTVLEAASENLMGNVARQKLDDTHLRAPIDDTTSWVADEKIAEIKRILYEAGYPVKDERDLESGDELPIELLLNLRDYQQTWVDRFTEQKSGVMVGPPGSGKTVAAMGAMAAVQGETLILVPSRELASQWHEELLTHTSLTEDQIGEYHGGTKDVRPVTIATYQTAGMDRHRQLFDQRRWGLIVYDECQHIPSRVFRRSADLQSRHRLGLSATPVREDDKEEDIFTLVGPPIGTDWDALFQAGYVQEPEVYIHYVPWADEDAQNEHASADPGHEKRMLASMNPAKIEETRHLLEKHPEKKALLFVEYLDQGDAFAEALDAPFISGEMRHSERRRLLDEFRRGERRLLVISRVGDEGIDLPDAELAIVASGLGGSRRQGAQRAGRTMRPEGNALMYVLATRGTSEEDFANRQLRHLASKGVKVRDGPAEAVE; translated from the coding sequence GTGACAGCCGACGAGTCCGAGTCTCCGCCCGACGAACCGACCGACGAGTCGGACGAGGTACCAGTAAACCGCTTCTACGACGCCCTCGAAGCCCACGGCCAGCCGGTCATCACGGCGACCCAGCTCGCCCGCAAGCTCGACACCACGCAGGAGCGCGCCCTCCGCGCCCTCGAACAGCTGGAGCGTCGCGGCGACGTCCAGCACCAGACGGTCGAGACCGACCCGACGGTGTGGTACGCGACCGACTGGGCCGAGATGGTCGACCGCGAAAGGGTCGTCTTCTTCCCGAACCGCCGCCGGCTCGTTGTGGACCAGCCGACGCAGTTCACCCGGGCGCAGTGCTCGCAGTTCGCCCACCTGGTCGACACCACCCGTTCCGGTGGCTATCTCTACGAGATTCGCCAGGAGGACATCTGGCAGGCCCCCTACGACGACTTCGAGAAGCTGATGCGGACCATCCGGCAGGTGATTCCGGAGCGCTCGCCGCACTTCGAGGAGTGGGTCGAGGACCAGTGGAAGCGCGCGAACCAGTTCGTCCTCTCGACCCACGAGGAGGGCTATACTGTCCTCGAAGCCGCCAGCGAGAACCTGATGGGCAACGTCGCCCGCCAGAAGCTCGACGACACCCACCTCAGGGCGCCCATCGACGACACGACGAGCTGGGTGGCCGACGAGAAGATAGCCGAGATAAAGCGGATTCTGTACGAGGCAGGCTATCCCGTCAAGGACGAGCGCGACCTCGAATCGGGAGACGAGTTGCCCATCGAGTTACTGCTCAACCTGCGAGACTACCAGCAGACCTGGGTCGACCGCTTCACCGAGCAGAAGTCCGGCGTGATGGTCGGGCCGCCGGGGAGCGGGAAGACGGTCGCCGCGATGGGCGCGATGGCCGCGGTCCAGGGCGAGACGCTGATTCTGGTCCCGTCGCGCGAACTCGCCAGCCAGTGGCACGAGGAGCTGCTCACGCATACGAGCCTGACCGAAGACCAGATCGGTGAGTACCACGGCGGCACCAAGGACGTCCGCCCGGTCACCATCGCGACCTACCAGACGGCCGGGATGGACCGGCACCGGCAGCTGTTCGACCAGCGGCGATGGGGGCTCATCGTCTACGACGAGTGTCAGCACATCCCGAGCCGGGTGTTCCGACGGTCTGCAGACCTCCAGTCTCGCCACCGCCTCGGCCTCTCGGCCACGCCGGTCAGGGAAGACGACAAGGAAGAAGACATCTTCACGCTCGTCGGCCCACCCATCGGGACCGACTGGGACGCCCTGTTCCAGGCCGGCTACGTGCAAGAGCCGGAAGTCTACATCCACTACGTCCCGTGGGCCGACGAGGACGCGCAGAACGAACACGCCAGCGCGGACCCGGGGCACGAGAAGCGCATGCTGGCGTCGATGAACCCCGCCAAAATCGAGGAGACGCGCCACCTGCTCGAGAAACACCCCGAGAAGAAGGCCCTGCTGTTCGTGGAGTATCTCGACCAGGGTGACGCCTTCGCCGAGGCGCTCGACGCCCCGTTCATCTCGGGCGAGATGCGCCACTCCGAACGCCGGAGGCTGCTCGACGAGTTCCGCCGGGGCGAGCGTCGCCTGCTCGTCATCTCCCGGGTCGGCGACGAGGGTATCGACCTGCCCGACGCCGAGTTGGCCATCGTCGCCTCCGGACTCGGTGGCTCGCGCCGTCAGGGTGCCCAGCGCGCCGGCCGGACCATGCGCCCCGAAGGGAACGCACTGATGTACGTGCTGGCGACGCGGGGCACCAGCGAGGAGGATTTCGCGAACCGACAGCTCCGTCACCTGGCATCGAAAGGTGTGAAGGTCCGGGACGGCCCGGCCGAGGCCGTCGAATAA